One window from the genome of Cryptomeria japonica chromosome 6, Sugi_1.0, whole genome shotgun sequence encodes:
- the LOC131044153 gene encoding uncharacterized protein LOC131044153 translates to MEQYEKERMDNMREEPNWEEQNGDDGEEKPKRPERRRVEDEVDPEERRLVRLLKAVQNNAGKGHVDVPIYQGKIDSEEVLGWLDALENYFEYEEKEDDKRVRFAKTKLGSTSLTWWTSLQNDRMSRGLTRITQWARMKNLIKEQFSPSNYRIHVKRMRQNLKQKDIDVMSYTKQFHKLSIRGGYEEEDEKVARYVNGLKYHLQYEIGLQVPRTIGECFQLAIRVEEKVKRRQERSARGGNSNRGRGGRGQGPGNDDKGKESFSKSRGGYNQRGGRGFGQGRGTFRCYNCNEPRHPSFKCPK, encoded by the coding sequence ATGGAACAatatgagaaagaaagaatggacaATATGAGGGAAGAACCTAATTGGGAAGAACAAAATGGAGATGATGGAGAAGAGAAACCAAAAAGACCAGAGCGTAGGAGGGTTGAAGATGAAGTGGACCCTGAGGAGAGGAGGTTGGTTAGACTTTTGAAGGCAGTACAAAACAATGCAGGGAAAGGACATGTGGATGTACCTATCTATCAGGGAAAGATAGATAGTGAGGAAGTGTTGGGTTGGCTTGATGCCTTGGAGaactactttgagtatgaagaGAAGGAGGATGATAAGAGGGTAAGGTTTGCAAAAACAAAACTTGGAAGTACTTCTTTGACTTGGTGGACAAGTTTACAAAATGATAGAATGTCTAGGGGTTTGACAAGAATCACACAGTGGGCAAGGATGAAGAATCTGATCAAAGAACAATTCTCGCCTTCAAATTATAGAatacatgtgaagaggatgagacaaaacttgaaacaaaaagACATAGATGTAATGTCCTATACTAAACAATTTCATAAATTGAGTattagaggaggatatgaggaagaagatgagaaggtagcCAGATATGTCAATGGCTTGAAGTATCATTTGCAATatgagattggtctacaagtgCCAAGGACCATTGGTGAATGTTTTCAATTGGCTATTAGAGTAgaagaaaaggtgaagaggagacaagAAAGGTCGGCAAGAGGAGGTAACtcaaatagaggaagaggtggaagaggTCAAGGACCAGGCAATGATGACAAAGGCAAGGAATCATTTTCAAAATCAAGGGGTGGATACAAtcagagaggaggaagaggatttggtcaaggaaGAGGCACATTTAGATGCTACAATTGTAATGAACCAAGGCACCCatcattcaaatgtcctaaatga